A window of the Acidobacteriota bacterium genome harbors these coding sequences:
- the recQ gene encoding DNA helicase RecQ, whose amino-acid sequence MRELLKTHFGFDDFLPLQEEIIASVLDGRDTLVLMPTGGGKSLCYQLPALRFGGLTLVVSPLIALMKDQVDALRSNGIPAGLINSSLPRGEIDRVQNQVRRGSLKILYVAPERLALAGFREFLSALKISLVAVDEAHCISEWGHDFRPDYRRLGQLRLELSGVPFIALTATATERVRVDIVEHLGLARPRRFIASFNRANLTYTVRPKQNAYAGLMGLLEKYDGESTIVYCFSRKGTEDLAAGLRENGFDALPYHAGLDGEVRRKTQERFINDQANIIVATIAFGMGIDKSNIRLVVHYDLPKSLESYYQETGRAGRDGLASDCVLFFSFGDKVKQDYFIDQIEDGMERRRSRDKLAKVVEFCDLRSCRRVYLLDYFGESREQDDCGACDVCLGPREEFDATEIAQKIMSAVVRTGQRFGSGHVIRVLRGSRAKRILELGHDRLSVYGIVSEFSEAALRELARQLVARDLLFNNGRKYPTLGITPDGWKFLKNRDKLRLTRPLRDEESPLPDDQEGSDYDRVLYERLRRLRNRVAIRRNLPPYIVFGDATLQQMAHWIPQSRKSLSRVSGVGEVKLQQLGGEFLEAIRSHAREHGLEDRTPPAPSRGSGPATESGDKTGNAVYEADAIRQEHARAYEKWSREEDEELVRKRGKGSNVPDLASHFGRRPSAIRSRLKKLGLWKPGTQGRSPTYDQTGRLLRQGLSIEEIVRRRGLTEGTIVGHLEFLARAGEELDLDRHLPLPEQRKKIAAAFRELGSLDTVVKPVKEMVGEDCSYEEIRLVRISLRQQEPWPAADRFPEESP is encoded by the coding sequence GTGCGCGAACTTCTCAAGACACACTTCGGATTCGACGATTTCCTCCCGCTCCAGGAGGAGATCATCGCCAGCGTCCTGGATGGCCGGGACACGTTGGTGCTCATGCCCACGGGCGGGGGCAAGTCCCTGTGCTACCAACTGCCCGCGCTGCGATTCGGCGGCTTGACACTCGTGGTCTCTCCGTTGATCGCCCTGATGAAGGACCAGGTGGATGCCTTGAGGTCCAACGGCATCCCGGCGGGCTTGATCAACAGCAGCCTGCCCCGCGGCGAGATCGACCGGGTTCAGAACCAGGTTCGCCGCGGCTCACTCAAGATCCTGTACGTCGCCCCGGAACGGCTGGCTTTAGCCGGATTCAGGGAGTTCCTGAGCGCGCTCAAGATCAGTCTGGTAGCCGTGGACGAGGCTCATTGCATATCCGAGTGGGGTCACGACTTCCGGCCGGACTACCGCCGCCTGGGACAACTGCGCCTCGAATTGTCCGGTGTCCCCTTCATTGCGTTGACCGCCACCGCGACCGAGCGGGTCCGCGTGGACATCGTCGAGCATCTCGGATTGGCCCGACCCCGGCGGTTCATCGCCAGCTTCAACCGGGCGAACCTCACCTACACGGTCCGGCCGAAACAAAATGCCTATGCCGGACTCATGGGGCTGCTGGAGAAATACGACGGAGAATCCACGATCGTGTATTGCTTCTCGCGCAAGGGGACGGAGGATCTGGCGGCAGGTCTGCGGGAGAACGGTTTCGACGCGCTGCCCTATCACGCAGGCCTCGATGGCGAAGTGCGCCGCAAGACGCAGGAGCGGTTCATCAACGACCAGGCGAACATCATCGTCGCCACCATCGCCTTCGGCATGGGCATCGACAAGTCCAACATCCGCCTGGTGGTCCACTACGACCTGCCCAAGTCGCTGGAGAGCTACTACCAGGAGACGGGCCGTGCCGGGCGCGACGGTCTGGCCAGCGACTGCGTCCTGTTCTTCTCCTTCGGCGACAAGGTGAAACAGGACTACTTCATCGACCAGATCGAGGACGGGATGGAACGGCGCCGCTCGCGGGACAAGCTGGCGAAAGTGGTCGAGTTCTGCGATCTGCGGTCCTGCCGCAGGGTATACCTGCTGGACTATTTCGGCGAATCCCGGGAGCAGGACGATTGTGGAGCCTGCGACGTCTGCCTGGGGCCGCGGGAGGAGTTCGATGCCACGGAGATCGCCCAGAAGATCATGTCGGCGGTGGTGCGAACGGGCCAGCGTTTCGGCAGCGGCCACGTCATCCGGGTGCTCCGGGGGTCACGGGCCAAGCGGATCCTCGAGTTGGGACACGACAGGCTCAGTGTGTACGGCATCGTGAGCGAGTTTTCGGAAGCCGCCCTCAGGGAACTGGCCAGGCAATTGGTCGCGAGGGATCTCCTCTTCAACAATGGACGCAAATACCCGACCTTGGGGATCACGCCGGACGGGTGGAAGTTTCTGAAAAACCGGGACAAGCTCAGGCTCACGAGGCCGTTGAGGGATGAGGAGAGTCCGCTTCCCGATGACCAGGAAGGCTCCGACTACGATCGGGTCCTGTACGAGAGGCTCCGCCGCCTGCGCAATCGGGTCGCCATCCGGCGAAATCTGCCACCCTACATCGTATTCGGCGACGCGACGCTTCAGCAGATGGCGCACTGGATTCCCCAGAGCCGCAAGTCCCTGTCGCGCGTTTCCGGCGTGGGCGAGGTGAAGCTGCAGCAGTTGGGCGGCGAATTCCTCGAGGCCATCCGTTCCCACGCCCGGGAACACGGCCTGGAGGATCGCACTCCTCCAGCGCCGAGCCGCGGCTCCGGTCCTGCAACGGAGAGTGGGGACAAGACCGGAAACGCGGTCTACGAGGCCGATGCAATCCGTCAAGAACACGCCCGAGCCTATGAGAAGTGGTCTCGGGAAGAAGACGAGGAACTGGTTCGGAAACGTGGGAAGGGATCGAATGTTCCGGATCTGGCGAGTCATTTCGGAAGACGGCCCAGCGCGATCCGATCCCGCTTGAAAAAACTCGGTCTCTGGAAACCCGGCACCCAGGGACGAAGCCCGACCTACGATCAGACGGGACGGCTGTTACGCCAGGGACTGTCCATCGAGGAGATCGTGCGGCGGCGCGGCCTGACTGAGGGCACGATCGTCGGCCACTTGGAGTTTCTGGCCAGGGCCGGCGAGGAACTGGACCTGGACCGTCACCTGCCGCTGCCGGAGCAGAGGAAGAAGATCGCGGCGGCCTTCCGGGAATTGGGCAGCTTGGACACGGTCGTGAAGCCGGTCAAGGAGATGGTTGGAGAGGATTGCTCCTACGAGGAAATCAGATTGGTGCGAATATCCTTGCGGCAGCAGGAACCATGGCCGGCAGCCGACCGCTTTCCGGAGGAGTCCCCGTAA
- the hflK gene encoding FtsH protease activity modulator HflK — protein MADQVFDMPEFRPPKINWRYVRVGILVVLAAITAFGTVYQVQPEEVGVVLFFGRHVRSAQPGLRFKLPFVEDVLKVPVQRQLKQEFGFRTAQPEIRTRYASKRFLDESLMLTGDLNVAVVEWIVQYRITDPYLFLFKVRNVQETFRDMNEAVMREVVGDRTVTEVLTVGRQEIEDSAEQKLQNLCKQYETGITVDQVVLQNVNPPDPVKPSWDEVNQAQQQMDRLINEARAEYNKVIPRAKGEAEQAVLQAQGYALERVNQAKGDASRFKSLHDAYRRAPEVTRRRMYMETMQKILPQSGRKLFLDQDADGVIPLLPMESLEKLIPGRSRAEGTDQ, from the coding sequence ATGGCTGACCAAGTTTTCGACATGCCCGAGTTTCGTCCTCCGAAAATCAATTGGAGGTACGTCCGAGTAGGAATCCTGGTCGTTCTGGCGGCGATTACGGCCTTCGGGACCGTCTACCAGGTGCAGCCGGAAGAGGTCGGAGTCGTCCTTTTTTTCGGGCGTCATGTTCGCTCCGCCCAACCGGGCCTTCGCTTCAAGCTCCCCTTCGTGGAAGATGTATTGAAAGTCCCGGTGCAGCGTCAGCTCAAGCAGGAATTCGGGTTTCGGACCGCCCAGCCGGAGATCCGGACGCGATACGCCTCCAAGCGGTTCCTGGACGAGTCGTTGATGCTCACCGGAGATCTGAACGTGGCGGTGGTGGAGTGGATCGTCCAGTACCGGATCACCGATCCCTACCTTTTTCTCTTCAAGGTCCGGAACGTCCAGGAGACGTTTCGGGACATGAACGAAGCGGTGATGCGCGAGGTGGTGGGAGACCGGACCGTCACCGAGGTCTTGACCGTGGGCCGCCAGGAAATCGAGGACAGCGCGGAGCAGAAGCTTCAGAATCTCTGCAAGCAGTATGAGACCGGAATCACCGTGGACCAGGTCGTCTTGCAGAACGTGAATCCCCCCGATCCCGTGAAACCGTCGTGGGACGAGGTGAACCAGGCCCAGCAACAGATGGACCGCCTCATCAACGAGGCTCGCGCCGAGTACAACAAGGTGATCCCCCGGGCCAAGGGTGAAGCGGAACAGGCCGTTCTGCAGGCTCAGGGCTACGCCCTCGAACGCGTCAACCAGGCCAAGGGGGACGCCTCCCGCTTCAAGTCCTTGCACGACGCCTACCGCCGGGCGCCCGAGGTCACCCGGCGGCGGATGTACATGGAGACCATGCAGAAGATCCTGCCTCAATCAGGCCGCAAACTGTTTCTGGACCAGGATGCCGACGGTGTCATCCCGCTGCTCCCCATGGAGTCTCTGGAGAAGTTGATCCCGGGCCGATCGCGGGCGGAGGGAACGGACCAATGA
- the hflC gene encoding protease modulator HflC, which produces MKGRQLYLILVVAVLALMVNGTYVTNETEQVIITQLGRPVGNPVTDPGLHFKLPFIQTANYFDKRFLEWDGDADQMPTKDKRFIWVDTYARWRISDPLRFLERMRDEPRAQSRLDDILDGETRNAIARHDLVEVVRTSNREPQDAQDQAEEETSVLETIETGRQAITREILETATPKVADFGIELIDLQLKRINYVEEVQKDVFARMIAERNRIAERYRSEGQGEAARIRGERERELQRIQSEAYKTAQETRGRADGEATQIYAEAYNRDASFYAFMKSMETYERGVDAKTILILTTRGELLRHIQRAQ; this is translated from the coding sequence ATGAAGGGCCGGCAGCTCTATCTGATCCTGGTTGTGGCCGTCCTCGCCCTGATGGTGAACGGGACCTACGTCACGAACGAAACCGAGCAGGTCATCATCACCCAGTTGGGCAGACCCGTGGGCAATCCGGTCACCGATCCGGGTCTGCATTTCAAACTTCCCTTCATCCAGACGGCCAACTATTTCGACAAGCGTTTTCTGGAGTGGGACGGAGATGCGGACCAGATGCCGACCAAGGACAAGCGGTTCATCTGGGTCGACACCTATGCCAGGTGGCGCATCAGCGATCCGCTCCGATTCCTGGAGCGGATGCGGGATGAACCCAGGGCACAGTCCCGATTGGACGACATCCTGGACGGCGAGACCCGCAATGCCATCGCCCGCCACGACCTGGTGGAGGTGGTCCGGACCAGCAACCGGGAACCCCAGGATGCCCAGGACCAAGCCGAAGAGGAGACCTCGGTGCTGGAGACCATCGAGACCGGGCGTCAGGCCATCACCCGGGAAATTCTGGAGACCGCTACGCCCAAGGTGGCCGACTTCGGGATCGAGCTCATCGATCTCCAGCTCAAGCGGATCAACTACGTGGAAGAGGTTCAGAAGGACGTCTTTGCCCGCATGATCGCCGAACGCAACCGGATCGCCGAGCGCTACCGGTCTGAAGGTCAGGGCGAGGCTGCCCGGATCCGGGGCGAGCGGGAAAGGGAGCTGCAGCGGATTCAGTCGGAAGCGTACAAGACGGCTCAGGAAACCCGCGGCCGGGCCGACGGCGAGGCGACCCAGATCTACGCCGAGGCGTACAACCGGGACGCTTCGTTCTACGCCTTCATGAAGAGCATGGAAACCTACGAGCGGGGCGTGGACGCCAAGACCATCCTGATCCTCACCACCAGGGGCGAGCTGCTCAGGCACATCCAACGCGCCCAGTAG
- the hflK gene encoding FtsH protease activity modulator HflK — translation MRNWLRHNSLLLSSVLVALYVASGIYYVPTDRQAVKLRLGRLLPERIQPGLQYAVPYPLEEVILLKTNEAQRLTVGGTDLDRALGVRVLTEDDSLLSGDQNLVQFRASIQYYIQDPGRYLYRSRDLPRVLEVLLYRSLSRAVAIRGVDDVLTTGRIEIQNRVREDLQQEADRLALGVAVTALALEQVRPPEQVRDAFLEVANAREDRNRIVQEARGYASELLPRTRGQAQENLQQARIYGREVVDRSQGESQHFLSLWGEYRRHPTVTTARLFLEAMEEILPRTRKVILDDAGSRQGLDLDIFAVEE, via the coding sequence GTGAGAAACTGGTTGCGGCACAACAGCCTGCTGCTGTCGTCCGTGTTGGTCGCCCTGTACGTGGCGTCCGGGATCTACTATGTCCCCACCGATCGGCAGGCGGTGAAGTTGCGGTTGGGCCGGCTGCTTCCGGAGCGGATCCAACCGGGTCTGCAGTACGCGGTTCCGTACCCTCTGGAAGAGGTGATCCTGTTGAAGACGAATGAGGCCCAGCGTCTCACCGTCGGGGGCACCGATCTGGACCGGGCCTTGGGAGTCCGGGTCCTGACGGAGGACGACTCCCTGTTGAGCGGCGACCAGAACCTGGTCCAGTTCCGGGCCTCCATTCAGTACTACATCCAGGATCCGGGACGGTATCTGTATCGGTCCCGCGATCTTCCCCGGGTCCTGGAGGTCCTGCTCTATCGTTCCCTCTCTCGAGCCGTGGCGATCCGGGGGGTCGACGACGTGCTCACCACGGGCCGCATCGAGATCCAGAATCGTGTCCGGGAGGATCTCCAGCAGGAGGCGGACCGCTTGGCGTTGGGCGTGGCCGTAACCGCCCTGGCCCTGGAACAGGTCCGTCCTCCCGAACAGGTCCGCGATGCCTTCCTGGAGGTGGCCAACGCCAGGGAGGACCGGAACCGCATCGTGCAGGAGGCCCGGGGATACGCCAGCGAATTGTTGCCTCGAACCCGCGGCCAGGCTCAGGAAAACCTCCAGCAGGCCCGAATCTACGGCCGGGAGGTGGTGGACCGGTCCCAGGGCGAGTCGCAGCATTTCCTGAGCCTGTGGGGAGAATACCGGCGCCATCCCACCGTCACCACGGCGCGCCTCTTCCTGGAGGCCATGGAGGAGATCCTGCCCCGCACCCGCAAGGTCATTTTGGACGATGCCGGAAGCCGGCAGGGCCTGGACCTGGATATCTTCGCCGTGGAGGAGTGA
- a CDS encoding nucleoside 2-deoxyribosyltransferase produces the protein MTFRKILYLANPYGFSLQLQEGPLTGLVAALEGIGAEVWEPFARNGEEDVSSPGWAYRVGQADVRDVREADGFFGVVNGCPPDEGVMVELGLAIAWKKPVFLFRDDFRRCTDSETYPLNLMLFAGLPETGWEAYWYTSIDEIADPGKALVRWLEGGEIPPSAAR, from the coding sequence ATGACATTCAGGAAGATTCTTTACCTGGCCAATCCGTACGGCTTTTCCCTGCAATTGCAGGAAGGGCCGCTGACCGGTCTGGTCGCTGCTCTGGAAGGGATCGGGGCGGAGGTCTGGGAACCCTTCGCGCGAAACGGGGAGGAGGACGTCTCAAGTCCAGGGTGGGCCTACCGGGTCGGTCAGGCCGATGTCAGAGACGTGAGGGAGGCGGACGGCTTCTTCGGGGTGGTCAACGGTTGTCCGCCAGATGAAGGGGTCATGGTGGAGCTGGGGCTGGCGATCGCCTGGAAGAAGCCGGTGTTTCTATTCCGGGACGACTTTCGGCGCTGCACGGACAGTGAAACCTATCCGCTCAATCTGATGCTGTTCGCCGGCTTGCCGGAGACGGGCTGGGAGGCCTACTGGTACACGTCCATTGACGAGATCGCCGATCCGGGCAAGGCCTTGGTTCGGTGGTTGGAGGGAGGGGAAATTCCTCCGTCAGCGGCTCGTTGA
- a CDS encoding valine--pyruvate transaminase, which translates to MDFSAFGRRLLGDSGTWSLMDDLGGIAASGGSIMNLGGGNPSLVPAAVARYRRRMQALLEREGAFEQAVGFYGGPDGDRDFARALARFLRRELGWEISERNIALTNGSQSAFLPLFNLLAGPMDAGRSMRRILLPLAPEYIGYADLGLTPGLLTACRSTIHELGGKLFKYGVDFEEMDGVEDIGAICVSRPSNPTGNVVTDLEVDRLRAAARSRGVPLILDTAYGSPFPGIVFDQDTPVWDEQMVVCMSLSKLGLPGLRTGIVIANEEIVAALAAATAIFCLSPGRLGPALATDLIESGEVLALVREVIRPHYQDRAERAVNRLRAGLEDYPIRIHKPEGAFFLWLWMPGLPMTNATLYKRLKARGVIVVSGHYFFPGLEEDDWRHKRECIRISYADDWDRIECGLDIIVDEVSRAYDGSPAGSP; encoded by the coding sequence ATGGATTTTTCGGCGTTCGGACGGCGGCTGTTGGGTGACTCGGGGACTTGGTCGCTGATGGACGACCTGGGTGGAATTGCAGCGTCCGGCGGCTCGATTATGAATCTCGGAGGAGGCAATCCCAGCCTCGTCCCGGCGGCCGTCGCGCGGTATCGCCGCCGGATGCAGGCGCTACTGGAGCGCGAAGGGGCGTTCGAGCAGGCGGTCGGCTTTTACGGCGGACCGGACGGAGACCGGGATTTCGCCCGCGCGCTGGCCCGATTCCTGCGAAGAGAGCTGGGCTGGGAAATCAGTGAGCGAAACATCGCCCTGACCAACGGGAGCCAATCCGCTTTCCTGCCCCTGTTCAATCTCCTGGCCGGCCCCATGGATGCCGGCCGGAGCATGCGCCGCATCCTGCTGCCGCTGGCGCCGGAGTACATCGGCTACGCGGACCTGGGCCTCACGCCCGGCCTGCTGACCGCCTGCCGCTCGACCATCCATGAGCTGGGCGGCAAGCTGTTCAAATACGGGGTGGACTTCGAAGAAATGGACGGTGTCGAGGACATTGGAGCCATCTGCGTGTCCCGTCCGTCCAATCCGACCGGCAACGTGGTCACCGACCTGGAGGTCGACCGGCTTCGCGCCGCCGCCCGTTCCCGCGGTGTGCCCCTCATCCTGGACACCGCCTACGGATCGCCCTTCCCGGGCATCGTCTTCGATCAGGACACCCCGGTATGGGACGAGCAGATGGTGGTCTGCATGAGTCTGTCGAAACTCGGACTTCCCGGGTTGCGCACCGGGATCGTCATTGCGAACGAGGAGATCGTCGCCGCTTTGGCCGCCGCCACGGCCATCTTCTGCCTGTCGCCCGGCAGGCTCGGACCCGCCCTCGCCACCGATCTCATCGAGAGCGGCGAGGTCCTGGCTTTGGTCCGGGAGGTGATCCGGCCCCACTACCAGGATCGCGCGGAGCGCGCCGTGAACCGGCTCCGCGCCGGGCTGGAGGACTACCCGATCCGTATTCACAAACCGGAGGGCGCGTTTTTTCTCTGGCTCTGGATGCCGGGCCTCCCCATGACCAACGCCACGCTCTACAAACGGCTCAAAGCGCGCGGTGTCATCGTCGTATCGGGCCACTACTTCTTTCCGGGACTCGAGGAGGACGACTGGCGGCACAAGCGGGAATGCATTCGCATCAGTTACGCCGACGACTGGGACCGGATCGAATGCGGACTCGACATCATCGTGGACGAAGTGAGCCGGGCATACGACGGATCGCCGGCCGGCTCCCCATGA